Below is a genomic region from Ancylomarina subtilis.
GCTTACGAGTTGTTCCGGCAGCCGATTACAAGCCCGGTGAAATGCTTCAAATTAAAGATTGGAGTGGCAATGTACTTGGAGAAATCAAACAAGCTTTGCATACTTATGCCATTGTTGGTCCGCATATGAATGAGCATCAGGTCTCTATAGGAGAAACAACATTTGGGGGAAGAGCTGAGTTGGTTAACCCTTCGAATCTACTGCATTACTGGACCTTGATGCAACTGACTCTTAAACGATCAAAAACGGCCTTAGAAGCTGTGAAAACCTTGACTGCATTGGCAGAGGAATATGGCTATAAGAGCGAAGGGGAGTCCTTCTCGATTGCTGATCCGAATGAGGCTTGGATTCTTGAGATGATTGGCACTGGTAAAAAAGGGAAAGGTGCCATATGGGTTGCCAGAAGAATCCCTGACGGCTATGTTTCAGCACATGCCAATAAATCAAGAATTGGAGAATTTCCATTAGATGATCCCGAAAATTGTCTTTATTCGAAGAATGTGATAGACTTTGCCATCAAAAAAGGCTATTACAATCCCGAATCCGGAGAGACATTTCGATTCAATGAGGCGTATGATCCTTCTAATCCCTCAAACTTGAGATATTGCGAATCACGAGTTTGGAGTTTGTTTAACAGATGCGCACCTTCCTTGAAATTATCAACGGATTATCATCGGGGTGTTGAAGGGGCCGATCGATATCCCTTGTGGATAAAACCGGATTCAAAGCTGGATGTTGATGCCGTTTCCTATCTGATCAGAGATCATTATGAAGGAACCGAATTTGATATGACAAAGGGCATTGAAGCAGGTCCATTTGGGAGTCCTAATCGTTGCCGACCACTCGTGCTGGATGTAGATGGAAAAACCGCTGTTTGGGAACGCCCCATCTCGACTCGTAATACAGCTTTTTCTTTTATTGCTCAGTCTCGATCGTGGCTGCCTAACGAAATTGGCGGCGTTCTTTGGTATGGTTATGATGATACCTATTACACCTGTTATACGCCTGTTTACTGTTGTACTAAGGAGATACCGGATGTTTGGAGTCAGGGAAGTCTTGATAAATTCTCGTGGGATTCTGCTTGGTGGATCTTCAATTTTGTCTCTAATTTCTCTGACTTGAGGTATTCTGATATGATTCAAGATATTCAAAAGCTACAAAGAGAACTGGAGCAGAAGTTCTTTGCATATATTCCTGCTATGGATAAGGCGGCAGGCGAGTTGTATAAAGTCGACCCGAAACTGGCTGCGAATTTTCTTTCCGATTTTTCCAATGATCAACTCGAGATGGTTGCTGAAAGGTGGAAGACATTAGCTGAACATTTAATCACCAAATACAATGATGGTTACATAAAAGATGAAAATGGGAATGCTCAAACTGTTGGTTACTCTGAGGAATGGCTTAAGAAAGTTATGAAGGATAAGGCAGGTCATTTTTTACCTGTTTGGGAGAAAGAAAAAGCGGTTGAACCCAGTAATTATTAATAGCAATTAGCTGACGCAATATATCTATCTTGAAGAAGGGACTTTCACTAGAAAGTCCCTTCTTTATTTGTTGAGTAATTTAAAAATACCAAAATGTAGGGATTTTTAATATTTTGATGATAATGGGCGAGTATTTATGCTTGTATTCTAATTTTTATATTTAGATTTAATCTAAATAAAGAATCGATTAAAGCTGTGCAATAAGGAGAGAGAAAGTTTCTTTTAGAAACTTGTTTTGTGAAAAGTTCATA
It encodes:
- a CDS encoding dipeptidase, giving the protein MNKTFLFFLIVLFQATSITNVFACTNFIVTKGASKDGSVMVVYTCDGEFHPRLRVVPAADYKPGEMLQIKDWSGNVLGEIKQALHTYAIVGPHMNEHQVSIGETTFGGRAELVNPSNLLHYWTLMQLTLKRSKTALEAVKTLTALAEEYGYKSEGESFSIADPNEAWILEMIGTGKKGKGAIWVARRIPDGYVSAHANKSRIGEFPLDDPENCLYSKNVIDFAIKKGYYNPESGETFRFNEAYDPSNPSNLRYCESRVWSLFNRCAPSLKLSTDYHRGVEGADRYPLWIKPDSKLDVDAVSYLIRDHYEGTEFDMTKGIEAGPFGSPNRCRPLVLDVDGKTAVWERPISTRNTAFSFIAQSRSWLPNEIGGVLWYGYDDTYYTCYTPVYCCTKEIPDVWSQGSLDKFSWDSAWWIFNFVSNFSDLRYSDMIQDIQKLQRELEQKFFAYIPAMDKAAGELYKVDPKLAANFLSDFSNDQLEMVAERWKTLAEHLITKYNDGYIKDENGNAQTVGYSEEWLKKVMKDKAGHFLPVWEKEKAVEPSNY